In one Leptospira fletcheri genomic region, the following are encoded:
- a CDS encoding carboxypeptidase M32, whose protein sequence is MSIEKSDFCMWESEVQNWEKELPKFHSYRKEFERISHLRNILSLLHWDMEVTLPAAGQTERGEQIGLLSGITHDAFTGEFFRTLIEEAIEENGNSELPGNETRTREMEILTKDRNRAAALPTQWVEKFSRTASRAHSVWMEARRKNDSDLFLPVLSDLIELVFQKTDYLGYETEPYDCLLEEYEPGATAASLEILFEDLRKSLVPLVAKAKDFPAPFRGTFPESSQQPFNLKLPELLGLPKNSFRLDSSAHPFSTSIGTFDKRITTRYDETDPLSSVFSVLHETGHALYEAGISSIPGAYSPLKDSASLGMHESQSRLWENQIGRSREFWEAVYPSFLTSIGLSEKELPLQKLYSFVNRAKPSLIRVEADQITYNLHIILRFHLERALFRKELSLKDLSHSWKVGMKDLLNVDVPDDSRGYLQDVHWSGGAFGYFPTYTLGNIYGAQLYASFLSKHPEFPSDLKVGKTATLLDWLRKNVHSKGKRWRAEEIIEQATGEKPNAKYLVAYLSTKINEQE, encoded by the coding sequence ATGTCAATCGAAAAGAGTGATTTTTGTATGTGGGAATCGGAAGTGCAAAATTGGGAGAAAGAACTCCCGAAGTTTCATTCATATCGAAAAGAATTCGAACGCATCAGCCATCTAAGAAATATCCTCAGTCTACTGCATTGGGACATGGAGGTCACTCTTCCGGCCGCGGGACAAACGGAAAGAGGGGAACAAATCGGATTGTTATCCGGAATAACGCACGACGCTTTCACCGGAGAATTCTTTCGCACACTTATCGAAGAAGCGATCGAAGAAAACGGCAACTCCGAGCTTCCGGGCAACGAAACGAGAACCCGCGAGATGGAAATCCTGACCAAAGACAGAAACCGAGCCGCTGCCCTACCCACGCAATGGGTGGAAAAATTTTCCCGTACTGCAAGCCGAGCGCATTCTGTCTGGATGGAAGCGCGAAGAAAAAACGACTCGGACCTGTTTTTGCCCGTTCTGAGCGATCTGATCGAACTCGTATTTCAAAAAACCGATTATCTGGGTTATGAAACGGAACCTTACGATTGTCTGCTCGAGGAATACGAACCCGGAGCCACCGCCGCGTCTTTGGAAATTTTATTCGAAGATCTTAGAAAATCCCTCGTTCCCTTAGTCGCTAAGGCTAAGGATTTTCCGGCACCCTTCCGAGGCACCTTTCCCGAAAGTTCCCAACAACCGTTTAATCTAAAGTTGCCCGAGCTTCTGGGGTTGCCGAAAAACAGTTTTAGATTGGACTCCAGCGCCCATCCTTTTTCCACTTCCATAGGAACGTTCGACAAGCGAATCACCACGCGTTATGACGAAACGGATCCTTTATCTTCCGTTTTTTCCGTGCTCCACGAGACGGGACATGCGCTTTATGAAGCCGGAATCTCCTCCATCCCGGGCGCCTATTCTCCGCTGAAAGATTCTGCATCCTTAGGGATGCACGAATCACAAAGTAGACTCTGGGAAAATCAAATCGGAAGATCTAGGGAATTTTGGGAGGCGGTATATCCATCCTTTTTAACTTCCATAGGCTTGTCCGAAAAGGAATTGCCTCTTCAAAAACTCTATTCTTTCGTCAACAGGGCTAAACCTTCCTTGATTCGTGTCGAAGCGGACCAGATCACTTACAACCTACATATCATACTCAGATTTCATTTGGAAAGAGCCTTATTTAGAAAAGAATTAAGTTTAAAAGACCTAAGCCACTCTTGGAAAGTCGGAATGAAGGATCTTTTGAACGTGGATGTTCCGGACGATAGTCGCGGTTACTTGCAGGACGTCCACTGGAGCGGAGGAGCCTTCGGATATTTTCCGACATACACTTTGGGGAATATCTACGGCGCACAATTGTATGCTTCCTTTCTCTCTAAACATCCGGAGTTCCCGTCGGACTTAAAAGTCGGCAAAACAGCGACTCTTTTGGATTGGCTCCGAAAGAACGTACATTCCAAAGGAAAGAGATGGAGGGCGGAAGAAATCATAGAACAAGCTACCGGTGAAAAACCGAACGCCAAATATCTAGTAGCATATCTTTCCACTAAGATCAACGAACAGGAGTAA